In the Sphingobacterium sp. PCS056 genome, AGAGATAGGTATTGAAATATTTCTTCTGCTTCAACTGTTTTATTATTCCATTCAAAGGAAATATTTCCCGCAGAAGGTGTTAAACTTCCCGAGAGTACTTTTAACAGTGTTGACTTACCTGAACCATTGGGTCCAAGTATGGCGTATGATCGGCCAGATTCAAATGCATAATTGATATGCTTAAAAATCCATTCGCGATTATATCGTCTACCTACATCTGTTAAAATAATCTTCAAAATACCTGCAATTAAACAGCTCTTTGATTGAATCCCTTGATGACACCACGATTAGAGTTGCGTATAAAACCTAAGATTTCATCACGAATTTCTGTTGCCTGAAATTCTGCTTCAATGATCGCTGCTGCTTTTGTTAAATTTCTATTTTGAACAAATAATACACGATAAATATTTTGTATTTCCGCTATTTGTTCTTCTGTAAAACCTCTTCTTCTTAAACCTACTGAATTAATTCCAGCATAAGAAATAGGTTCACGTGCAGCTTTGATAAATGGAGGTACGTCTTTTCTTACTAATGTACCACCTGTCACAAAAGCATGCGAACCAATGGTACAGAATTGATGCACAGCTACCATTCCTGCCAAGACCACATAATCGCCGACAGTAATATGTCCAGCTAATGTACTGCTATTGGAAAATATACAATAATCACCTATTATACAATCGTGTGCGATATGGCTATATGCCTGAATTAAGCAATTTTTACCGATTACGGTACGGAATCTATCCTTTGTACCTCTATTGATAGTAACGCATTCACGAATTGTCGTATTATCTCCAATTTCAGCAGTGGTAATTTCTCCATCAAACTTCAAATCTTGAGGTTCACCTGAAATTACTGCTCCTGGATAAATTTTACAATTTTTCCCAATACGTGCCCCATCCATAATTGTCACATTGGAACCGATCCACGTTCCCTCTCCAATCACTACATCCTTATGGATCGTAGCAAATGGTTCTACAACAACATTTTGAGCAATTTTTGCTTCTGGATGTATATAAGCTAACGGCTGTATCATCTCTACTATTATTTTACTTTCACGATCTGAGCCATTAACTCAGCCTCGCAAACAACTTTTTCACCTACCATAGCAACACCCTTCATTTTTGCAATGCCTCTACGGATAGGTTCCGTCAAATCACATCTAAAAATAATCGTATCACCTGGACTTACTTGCACTTTAAAGCGTGCATTTTCTATTTTCAAGAATAATGTCAACCAATTTTCAGGATCCGGAACTGTACTTAATACTAAAATACCTCCAGTCTGTGCCATAGCTTCAATCTGCAATACACCCGGAAAAATTGGCGCACCAGGAAAATGTCCCATGAATAAATCTTCATTCATTGTCACATTTTTCAAGCCCACTACATGATTTTCTGTTAATTCTAAAATTTTATCAACCATTAACATGGGTTGACGATGAGGCAAAATCTTCATAATCTGAACCGTGTCATACACCGGTGTCATATTGGGATCATATACCTTTATCTTTTTTGTATTTTTATCCTTGCGGATTTGTTCTTTAATTTTCTTTGCAAAGGCCACATTGGCAGCATGTCCTGGTCTTGCAGCCATGACATGTCCTTTCAATGGTCTACCTACTAACGCTAAGTCACCTACCATATCCAATAACTTGTGACGTGCAGGTTCATTTTGATGACGCAACTGAATATTGCTCAAGATACCTTCTTTTGCGACAGTAACATCATCACGATTGAATAAATGTGATAATTTCTTTAATTCTTCAGGAGAAGTCTCTTTATCTACGATCACAATCGCATTACTCAAATCGCCGCCTTTAATCAAGCCATTGTCCACCAACATTTCTAATTCATGTAAAAAACAGAATGTTCTTGAGGAGGATATTTCTTTAGAAAAGTCTTCAATTTTATTAATCGCAGCATGCTGACTTCCTAAGACCGGAGAATTAAAATCAATCATACATGTTAAGCGATAACCATCAAGGGGCATAGCGATGATTTCAACTTTGCGATCGGCTTCTATATGATGAATACTATTGGTGATTTCATAATAATCACGATCAGCGTCCAACTCTTCGAAACCTGCTTCTTCAAATTTTTTAATAAAAATTGCTGAGCTGCCATCTAGAATAGGTACTTCAGGTCCATCTATTTCGATTAATACGTTGTCAATCTGTAAACCTACTAAAGCTGCCATTAAATGTTCAATGGTACTTACACTTGCACCATGCTGTGAAATGGTTGTACCTCTTGATGTATCTGTCACGTTATCTGCATCAACCAGTACTTCAGGCTGACCATCTAAATCAATTCTTTTAAACTTATACCAATGATTTTCAGGAGCTGGTTTTATCGTCATCGAAACAGTTTTACCTGTATGTAAACCCACTCCGGATATAACCACATCTTGCTTGATGGTTCTTTGTTTTACATTCATTTCTACCATATATTTAATCAAAATCGACCATAAGGTTCTTTATGATTTCAAATTTTCCTTTAACAATCGTTCTAATTCTCTCACTCGTTTTTCCAAATCAGGCAATTTCGCATAAATAACTTGCGATCTCATATTTGACTGATAGGCCAAAACTGGACTTCCTGCCCACTTTTTATCCGCCTCCACAATTGATCTATTGATTCCGGACTGCGCCTGCACTTGGCTTCGATCAGCAATACTGATATGTCCTACCACACCAACTTGACCTCCTAAAATCACATTTTCACCGATTTTACTACTGCCAGAAACACCCGTCTGAGCAGCTATAACGGTATTTTTCCCTAACTCCACGTTGTGGGCGATTTGAATCAAGTTGTCCAATTTCACCCCTTTATGTAATATGGTCGAACCCATAGTCGCACGGTCAATAACCGTATTAGCACCTATTTCGATATCATCTTCAATAATTACATTTCCGATTTGCGGAACTTTTGTATAAGTACCATCTTCCTGTGGAGCAAAGCCAAAACCATCAGATCCAACAACTGTTCCTGAATGTACCGTTACATTGCTCCCCAAAATACAATCTTGATAAATCTTAACTCCAGGAAATAATGTGCTATTGTCTCCAATCACGACATGATCTCCAATATAGACTTGAGGATAAATCTTGACATTCTTACCGATTTTGCAAGCCTTGCCGATATAGACGAAAGCTCCTATATAACCGTCTTCGCCTATTTCAGTCGTATCATGCACATATGATGGTTCTTCTCGACCTTTTCGGTCCAAACGGACCTCATTATAGAGATTCAATAGTGTTGAGAATGCCGTGTAAGCATTTTTAACACGAATCAATGTTAACGTTGATTTTGGAGTCGCTAATAATTGTTGATCTTCATTAACAATGACAATAGAAGCATTAGTTTCATATAAAAATTGCTCATATTTAGGATTTGATAGAAATGAAAGATCCCCTAGAGAAGCTTCTTCTATTTTCGCTAAATTTGAGACTTCTATATCAGGATTCCCCTCTATTGATCCATTTAATAAGGATGCTATTTGTTGAGCAGTAAATTGCATGCTACAAAGCTATGTTTTTTTATTATATTTTAATTATTTTTTAGATGGAATTGATATATATCCGAGCTCTTTTGGATAACACAGAGCAAACTTTTGCACTTTTTTTGCTAATGCCTCTAAATTTGATAAATCTGATGCTTCTGCAATATCAATTATCTCTCCGGTCTTCATTAATATCTTAATGGTATCATGATGAAGGTCATATGCACTATTGTGAATGGCCTGTGTAAAGACATAATATTGCAACTCATCGTCACTTACCTTAAAATGATCCTTTACACGTTGATAAACCAGATCCATCAGCTCATCCGAAAACGGCTCGTTGCTCATAATGGTACGATATAACTCACGACTCATCAGTTTTTGACACATTGCCCGCAGAATATCATCTTCATGTTGCGCCCACGTTTTTATAGCAGACATAATATCTGTATCATCTAAACGGGTGAACCAGTCAAGATGTAACTCATCGGCTAAGAAATTATTTTTATCAATTTTCTGCGTTAAGAACCACCTAAAAGCAGGTGTTGCAAATAGGCTGATCCCCTTACTTGAAAGTTCCTTTGCTCGTTTAAGTATTTTAATTAATAACTGTTCGGCACCAACGACGGTCTTATGCAAATAAACCTGCCAATACATTAATCGTCTGGCAATCAAGAATTTTTCTACGGAATAGATCCCCTTTTCCTCTACAACTAATTCGTCATCCACAACGGCCAGCATGGCGATGATGCGGTCAAATGAAATCACTCCCTCCGATACTCCTGTAAAAAAACTATCTCTATTCAAGTAATCCATTCGATCGGTATCCAACTGACCAGAAACCAGTTGATGGAAAAAATTGCGATGGTACTGATTATTAAAAATGGTAATGGCCAAATCTAGTTTTCCACCAAATTCTTTATTAATACGATCCATTAATAGCGATGACAACATCTCATGAGAAACGCCATCAATAATGGTATGTTCCAAAGAGTGAGAAAAAGGACCGTGACCGATATCATGCAGCAGAATAGCTGCAAGCACAGCTTCCTGTTCTTGCTCACTGATCTCGATACCTTTGCTTTTCAGGGTTTCCAAAGCTAGCGACATGAGATGCATCGCGCCTATTGCATGCTGAAACCGCGTATGCAAAGCTCCCGGATAGACCAAATGCGTCATACTGACTTGCTTGATATAGCGTAAACGCTGAAAGTAAGGATGCTGTATGAGTTCAAAAATTAATCCTGGAGGTATGGAAACAAATCCATATACAGGGTCATTTATTATCTTTTTCTTAATCAACTTATAAATGTATTATATCTTATTTTAATACGACAAACAATAGTCCAATAAAATTGTTGCTCCTTTATAATAAAGTTGAGCCAGTTTATTTCTCTCTTCTAGGAGTTAAATATTTAGCACAAATATAATTAGTTTAAGTCGTTAACAAGTGTTAAAAATAATACGCTAAGCGCCTTTTTTATTTAAGTTCGTACTTATTATCATAAAAAATCAAAAAACACGCGATTACTCCCCTAACTACCTAAACACAAAAACAAAGGAATTGAATCGTTTTTGATTACAGTAAATAAAACAACATGCAAAAAACACATATACTTTGGGCAGATGATGAAATTGACTTTTTAAAGCCTCATATTCTTTTACTAGAGGAAAGAGGTTATAAAGTCAAGACAGTAAATAATGGAAATGATGCGGTCGATGCGTTTAAGGAAGGTGTATTTGATCTAGTCTTCCTCGATGAAAACATGCCCGGCTTGACTGGTCTGGAAACATTGGTGATATTAAAATCGATCAATCCGACAGTACCAACGGTACTGGTCACTAAAAATGAAGAAGAACACGTCATGGAGGATGCCATTGGATCCAAAATCGACGATTACTTAATAAAACCTGTTAACCCCAAACAGATTCTCTTGACCATCAAAAAGCTGACAGAGAATAAAAGACTGGTGAATGAGAAAACATCTATGGCTTATCAACAAGATTTTAGAAACTTGGGTATGGTCTTGAATGATGATCTCAATTTTAAACAATGGATAGAGGCTTATAGAAAGCTGATATATTGGGAGCTTTCTTTAGAAAAATTAGAAGATGCTGGCATGCATGATATCTTGAAGATGCAAAAGTCAGAAGCTAATGTACAGTTTTCAAAGTTTATCGAGCGCAACTACTTGAACTGGATGAAAAATCCGGATCAGTCTCCAATTTTATCTCATCAGCTTTTCAAGAAAAAGGTATTTCCGCAACTCACAGAAGATAAACCCACATTTTTCTTTTTGATTGACAATTTGCGTTATGATCAATGGAAAGTGATCAATGAAGTGATTACCGATTATTTTAGATTGGAAGAAGAGGATACCTATTACAGTATTCTGCCTACAGCTACCCAATATGCCCGAAACGCTATTTTTAGTGGATTGACACCTTTAGAAATGGAGAAAAGATTTCCTAAAATGTGGCAAAATGATGAAGATGAAGGTGGTAAAAATTTATATGAGGATAAATTTTTGGAGGATCAGATCACACGTGTATACCGCAAACCGATTAAACATTCCTATACTAAGGTATTGACCTTAGATCAGGGAAAAGATGTCGTAGACAGCCTGAGCAACTTAATGCAAAACAATCTCAATGTTCTCGTGTACAACTTCGTTGATATGCTTTCGCACGCAAGAACAGATATGGCTATGATCCGTGAGTTGGCCAATAATGAAGCGGCATACCGTTCATTGACGTTGTCCTGGTTTGAGCATTCTCCTTTATTTGAGGCGCTCAAATGGTTATCTCAGCGCAACGTCAAGGTGATCATAACGACTGATCACGGAACTATAAAAGTAAAAAAACCGAGCAAAATAGTGGGCGATCGTAATACCAATACCAACTTGAGGTACAAACAGGGTAAAAACTTAAACTTTATTGATAAGGACGTTTTTTTTATCAAAAATCCACATGACGCACAACTTCCAAAGTTACATATGAGTTCTTGTTTCGTATTTGCCAAAGAGGAGTCTTATTTTGTATATCCAAACAATTACAACCAATTTGTCAATTATTTTAATGAAACTTTTCAGCATGGAGGAATTTCATTGGAAGAAATGATTATTCCTTTTGCTACTTATACGTCCAAATAACTAATTTTGCAGCATGGTAATCGAAGTCAATCAACTATCGGAGTTAGATCATGCTGCAAAACTCCTTTTAAATTCTTTTCCTGATGACCGCGTTTTTCTTTTTTACGGAAATATGGGCGCAGGTAAAACAACCTTTATAAAGGCTCTTTGTAAGGTACTAGAGGTAGAAGACAATACTTCTAGCCCTACGTTTTCGATTGTCAATGAATATAGCTCATCCCAAGGTCCAATATTCCATTTCGATTTTTACAGAATAAAAGAAGAAGAAGAAGCCTACGACTTCGGTTATGAAGACTATTTTTACTCTGGAAATTATTGTTTCGTAGAGTGGCCTAATAGAATCCCCAACTTGCTGCCTGATGATGCTAAAACAATCGAAATTGAGATCACCTCATCGACCAGCAGAAAAATAATCATAAAATAGTTGCACCCCACGCAACCTTTGCCTTTTATCTTACGTCTTCCTAATATAAACTGACTAAATTTTGGAAAACGTAAGTATAGATTCAATATGGAAAAAATGTCTTCATGGAGACAGAAAAGCTCAATACCATCTGTATCAATTGTTTTCTAAAAAAATGTATGTGGTCTGCCTTCGCTATGCAAATGATAGCTTGGAAGCAGAGGATATACTTCAAATTGGTTTTGTAAAAGTCTTCACTAAATCGCACTTATTTTCAGATCATGGATCTTTAGAAGGATGGATTAGAAAAATTATGGTCAACACTGCAATTGAGGTACAAAGAAAAAATAAAATCAGCTATGTAGAACCTCTTGAAAATGAGATCACTCACCAAAGAACACATCATACAGAGGGTGATCATCTACATTACAAAGATCTCATAACACTGATACATCAATTGCCTATCGGATACCGTACCGTATTTAATCTATATGCTATCGAAGGTTATACTCATAAGGAAATCGCAGAGATGCTCCGTATTAGTGAAGGAAATTCAAAATCCCAATTATCACGAGCGAGACAATGGTTGCAAACAAGATTATTAAAAATTGAGGCATTAACGTTATGAAAAATCAAGACATAGATAAATTACTTCGGGACCATTTTAATAAACTTGATATTCAGCCCAGTACCGATATCTGGAAAAAGATTGAAACGGAACTGGATGAGCAAAAAGTAATCTCCATAAACAAAAAAACAACTCGGCTAAAAGTGATTGGTACGGCAGCGGCAATCTTGGTTGGTATTGGTATTGTGAGTCTTGTACTGCAACGACAGTCAGCTAATCGACCAGATCATATAAAATATGCCGATCGCAAAATGGATCGAGAAATGAACACTCCGCCAAAGGCTACATCAAAGGCAGAACCCCTGCCCATCGAAAGGCAGGTACAGCTGTCTGTCAGACCGGTCAACAAAGGTAAT is a window encoding:
- the lpxA gene encoding acyl-ACP--UDP-N-acetylglucosamine O-acyltransferase, translated to MIQPLAYIHPEAKIAQNVVVEPFATIHKDVVIGEGTWIGSNVTIMDGARIGKNCKIYPGAVISGEPQDLKFDGEITTAEIGDNTTIRECVTINRGTKDRFRTVIGKNCLIQAYSHIAHDCIIGDYCIFSNSSTLAGHITVGDYVVLAGMVAVHQFCTIGSHAFVTGGTLVRKDVPPFIKAAREPISYAGINSVGLRRRGFTEEQIAEIQNIYRVLFVQNRNLTKAAAIIEAEFQATEIRDEILGFIRNSNRGVIKGFNQRAV
- a CDS encoding bifunctional UDP-3-O-[3-hydroxymyristoyl] N-acetylglucosamine deacetylase/3-hydroxyacyl-ACP dehydratase, with product MNVKQRTIKQDVVISGVGLHTGKTVSMTIKPAPENHWYKFKRIDLDGQPEVLVDADNVTDTSRGTTISQHGASVSTIEHLMAALVGLQIDNVLIEIDGPEVPILDGSSAIFIKKFEEAGFEELDADRDYYEITNSIHHIEADRKVEIIAMPLDGYRLTCMIDFNSPVLGSQHAAINKIEDFSKEISSSRTFCFLHELEMLVDNGLIKGGDLSNAIVIVDKETSPEELKKLSHLFNRDDVTVAKEGILSNIQLRHQNEPARHKLLDMVGDLALVGRPLKGHVMAARPGHAANVAFAKKIKEQIRKDKNTKKIKVYDPNMTPVYDTVQIMKILPHRQPMLMVDKILELTENHVVGLKNVTMNEDLFMGHFPGAPIFPGVLQIEAMAQTGGILVLSTVPDPENWLTLFLKIENARFKVQVSPGDTIIFRCDLTEPIRRGIAKMKGVAMVGEKVVCEAELMAQIVKVK
- the lpxD gene encoding UDP-3-O-(3-hydroxymyristoyl)glucosamine N-acyltransferase, which gives rise to MQFTAQQIASLLNGSIEGNPDIEVSNLAKIEEASLGDLSFLSNPKYEQFLYETNASIVIVNEDQQLLATPKSTLTLIRVKNAYTAFSTLLNLYNEVRLDRKGREEPSYVHDTTEIGEDGYIGAFVYIGKACKIGKNVKIYPQVYIGDHVVIGDNSTLFPGVKIYQDCILGSNVTVHSGTVVGSDGFGFAPQEDGTYTKVPQIGNVIIEDDIEIGANTVIDRATMGSTILHKGVKLDNLIQIAHNVELGKNTVIAAQTGVSGSSKIGENVILGGQVGVVGHISIADRSQVQAQSGINRSIVEADKKWAGSPVLAYQSNMRSQVIYAKLPDLEKRVRELERLLKENLKS
- a CDS encoding HD domain-containing protein; translation: MIKKKIINDPVYGFVSIPPGLIFELIQHPYFQRLRYIKQVSMTHLVYPGALHTRFQHAIGAMHLMSLALETLKSKGIEISEQEQEAVLAAILLHDIGHGPFSHSLEHTIIDGVSHEMLSSLLMDRINKEFGGKLDLAITIFNNQYHRNFFHQLVSGQLDTDRMDYLNRDSFFTGVSEGVISFDRIIAMLAVVDDELVVEEKGIYSVEKFLIARRLMYWQVYLHKTVVGAEQLLIKILKRAKELSSKGISLFATPAFRWFLTQKIDKNNFLADELHLDWFTRLDDTDIMSAIKTWAQHEDDILRAMCQKLMSRELYRTIMSNEPFSDELMDLVYQRVKDHFKVSDDELQYYVFTQAIHNSAYDLHHDTIKILMKTGEIIDIAEASDLSNLEALAKKVQKFALCYPKELGYISIPSKK
- a CDS encoding PglZ domain-containing protein — translated: MQKTHILWADDEIDFLKPHILLLEERGYKVKTVNNGNDAVDAFKEGVFDLVFLDENMPGLTGLETLVILKSINPTVPTVLVTKNEEEHVMEDAIGSKIDDYLIKPVNPKQILLTIKKLTENKRLVNEKTSMAYQQDFRNLGMVLNDDLNFKQWIEAYRKLIYWELSLEKLEDAGMHDILKMQKSEANVQFSKFIERNYLNWMKNPDQSPILSHQLFKKKVFPQLTEDKPTFFFLIDNLRYDQWKVINEVITDYFRLEEEDTYYSILPTATQYARNAIFSGLTPLEMEKRFPKMWQNDEDEGGKNLYEDKFLEDQITRVYRKPIKHSYTKVLTLDQGKDVVDSLSNLMQNNLNVLVYNFVDMLSHARTDMAMIRELANNEAAYRSLTLSWFEHSPLFEALKWLSQRNVKVIITTDHGTIKVKKPSKIVGDRNTNTNLRYKQGKNLNFIDKDVFFIKNPHDAQLPKLHMSSCFVFAKEESYFVYPNNYNQFVNYFNETFQHGGISLEEMIIPFATYTSK
- the tsaE gene encoding tRNA (adenosine(37)-N6)-threonylcarbamoyltransferase complex ATPase subunit type 1 TsaE yields the protein MVIEVNQLSELDHAAKLLLNSFPDDRVFLFYGNMGAGKTTFIKALCKVLEVEDNTSSPTFSIVNEYSSSQGPIFHFDFYRIKEEEEAYDFGYEDYFYSGNYCFVEWPNRIPNLLPDDAKTIEIEITSSTSRKIIIK
- a CDS encoding RNA polymerase sigma factor; its protein translation is MENVSIDSIWKKCLHGDRKAQYHLYQLFSKKMYVVCLRYANDSLEAEDILQIGFVKVFTKSHLFSDHGSLEGWIRKIMVNTAIEVQRKNKISYVEPLENEITHQRTHHTEGDHLHYKDLITLIHQLPIGYRTVFNLYAIEGYTHKEIAEMLRISEGNSKSQLSRARQWLQTRLLKIEALTL